The Crocinitomicaceae bacterium genome includes a region encoding these proteins:
- the gyrA gene encoding DNA gyrase subunit A, whose product MADGEKIIKINLDEEMRSAYIDYSMSVIVSRALPDVRDGFKPVHRRVLFGMQDLGVFSNRPYKKSARIVGDVLGKYHPHGDSSVYDTMVRMAQPWSLRYPLVDGQGNFGSVDGDSPAAMRYTESRLQKIAEDMLEDLDKETVDFAPNFDDSLQEPTVLPTKIPNLLVNGASGIAVGMATNMPPHNLTEVVDGIIAYIDKRDIEIAELMQYIKAPDFPTGGIIYGYEGVKEAFETGRGKVVLRAKTTTEEIRDGKEAIIVTEIPYQINKAEMIKKTAELVNDKKIDGITDIRDESDRDGMRIVYELRRDAIPNVVLNKLFKYTALQTSFSVNNIALVAGRPMLLNLKEMIHYFVEHRHDVVTRRTKFELRKAEERAHILEGLIIASDNIDEVIAIIRASKSPDEAREKLMERFKLSDLQSRAIVEMRLRQLTGLEQDKLRAEYQELLARIADLKDILANESRRMQIIKDELVYVREKYGDTRKSVIEYSANEMKIEDLIPDEQVVVTISHAGYIKRTSLSEYRVQSRGGVGSKGSATRDKDFLEHLFVATNHNWLLIFTEKGKCFWMRVFEVPEGAKNTKGRALQNLINIEPDDSIKAFINVEDIKNPDYVAGKYIIMCTKKGTIKKTKLEAYSRPRANGINAINVKDGDTLLEAKLTNGNNEIMMALRSGKAIRFNEQKVRCMGRTASGVRGIRLADEHDEVIGMIAVETEGAQVMIVTEKGNGKRSAVADYRVTNRGGKGVKTVKITDKTGKLISIKDVTDDDDLMIITRNGITIRMHVDSLRVMGRATQGVKLISLRGDDQIAAVAKVFRDREEEAVIGDDAVAPVEPDPTKNEEE is encoded by the coding sequence ATGGCAGACGGAGAAAAAATTATAAAAATCAATCTGGATGAAGAAATGAGATCAGCATACATTGACTACTCTATGTCAGTGATTGTTTCTCGTGCATTACCAGACGTCAGAGATGGATTCAAACCGGTACACCGCCGAGTTCTTTTCGGTATGCAGGATCTTGGCGTTTTTTCAAACCGACCTTATAAAAAATCTGCTCGTATTGTCGGTGATGTGCTTGGTAAATATCACCCTCACGGAGATTCTTCAGTATATGATACCATGGTGCGTATGGCTCAGCCCTGGTCATTGCGTTATCCATTGGTTGATGGACAAGGAAATTTCGGGTCTGTTGACGGTGATAGTCCTGCTGCCATGCGTTATACTGAGTCTCGTCTGCAAAAAATAGCAGAAGATATGTTGGAGGATCTTGACAAAGAAACTGTTGATTTTGCACCAAATTTTGACGACTCTTTACAAGAACCTACCGTACTGCCTACTAAAATTCCTAACCTGTTGGTGAATGGTGCAAGCGGTATTGCTGTGGGGATGGCTACCAATATGCCACCACATAATTTAACTGAAGTTGTTGACGGTATCATCGCTTATATAGATAAACGTGATATCGAGATTGCAGAATTAATGCAATATATCAAAGCTCCTGATTTCCCAACAGGAGGAATAATATACGGGTATGAGGGAGTGAAAGAGGCTTTTGAAACCGGACGTGGTAAAGTGGTATTGCGCGCTAAAACTACAACTGAAGAAATTCGGGATGGAAAAGAAGCAATTATCGTGACTGAAATTCCTTATCAGATCAACAAAGCTGAAATGATTAAAAAGACAGCTGAGTTGGTGAATGATAAAAAAATAGATGGCATCACGGATATTCGTGATGAATCAGACCGGGACGGAATGCGTATTGTGTATGAATTAAGACGTGACGCAATTCCAAATGTAGTATTGAATAAATTATTTAAATACACAGCGCTTCAAACTTCATTTTCAGTAAATAACATTGCACTGGTTGCTGGGCGTCCAATGCTGCTGAACTTGAAAGAAATGATTCACTATTTTGTTGAGCATAGACATGATGTTGTTACGCGACGCACAAAATTTGAATTAAGAAAAGCTGAAGAGCGTGCACATATTTTAGAAGGATTGATCATTGCTTCAGATAATATTGACGAAGTAATTGCCATCATCAGAGCGTCAAAATCACCTGACGAGGCGCGTGAAAAATTAATGGAGCGCTTTAAGTTAAGTGATCTGCAATCTCGCGCTATTGTTGAAATGCGTCTGCGTCAACTCACAGGGCTTGAACAAGATAAATTAAGAGCAGAGTATCAAGAACTACTTGCACGCATTGCGGATTTGAAAGATATTTTAGCAAACGAGTCGCGCCGTATGCAAATTATTAAAGATGAACTTGTTTACGTTCGTGAAAAATATGGTGATACCCGTAAATCGGTAATTGAATACTCGGCAAACGAAATGAAAATTGAAGACCTCATTCCTGATGAACAGGTAGTTGTCACAATTTCTCACGCAGGTTATATCAAGCGTACTTCGTTGAGTGAATACAGAGTTCAATCACGCGGCGGAGTTGGATCAAAAGGATCTGCAACGCGAGATAAAGATTTTCTTGAGCACCTATTTGTTGCAACCAACCACAATTGGTTACTCATTTTCACAGAGAAAGGAAAATGTTTCTGGATGCGTGTATTTGAAGTACCTGAAGGAGCAAAAAACACGAAAGGCCGTGCATTACAAAATCTAATCAACATAGAACCGGATGATTCAATAAAAGCATTCATCAACGTAGAGGATATAAAAAATCCGGACTATGTTGCGGGCAAATATATCATCATGTGTACTAAAAAAGGTACCATTAAAAAGACAAAGCTTGAGGCTTATTCTCGTCCACGGGCAAATGGTATCAACGCCATCAATGTAAAAGACGGAGACACCTTGCTAGAGGCAAAGCTCACCAACGGAAACAATGAAATCATGATGGCTCTCCGTTCTGGTAAAGCTATCCGATTCAATGAACAAAAAGTACGTTGTATGGGCCGCACCGCCTCAGGTGTGCGCGGTATACGACTTGCTGATGAGCACGATGAAGTAATAGGTATGATTGCGGTTGAAACGGAAGGAGCACAAGTGATGATTGTAACTGAAAAAGGAAACGGAAAACGTTCGGCAGTTGCAGATTATCGTGTTACAAACCGCGGCGGAAAAGGAGTAAAAACAGTAAAAATAACGGATAAAACAGGTAAACTCATCTCAATCAAAGATGTGACTGATGATGATGATTTGATGATCATTACCAGAAATGGAATTACTATACGTATGCATGTTGACTCATTACGTGTGATGGGCCGTGCAACTCAAGGCGTTAAATTAATCAGCCTCAGAGGAGATGATCAAATTGCTGCAGTTGCAAAAGTGTTCCGTGACCGTGAAGAAGAAGCAGTTATTGGTGATGATGCCGTAGCACCGGTTGAACCAGATCCAACAAAGAACGAAGAGGAATAG